One Streptococcus sp. VT 162 genomic window, TCAATTCCAAAGTGAATCTAGGCAGCGTCTCGCCGGCATAACTTTGGGTTAGGCAAGAGACGATAACGACGAGTCGCAAAGAAATTGGGAGCTAAATATTACCAAACGTAAGCGATAACCTCACCACCAACATTCTTTTGGCGAGCTTCTTTATCAGTAAGCAAACCTTCAGAAGTTGAAAGGATAGCAATTCCAAGTCCGTTAAGAACTTTTGGAAGATCTTCACGTTTTTTGTAGACACGAAGTCCTGGTTTAGAAACACGTTTCAAGTTAGTGATAACTTTTTCACCGTTTGGTCCGTACTTAAGGAATACACGGATGATGCCTTGTTTGTCATCTTCGATGATTTCTACGTTCTTAACAAAACCTTCGCGTTTAAGGATTTCAGCAATCCCTTTTTTGATGTTTGATGCAGGTACTTCAAGTACTTCGTGTTTTGCTTGGTTAGCATTACGAATACGAGTTAGGAAGTCTGCGATTGGGTCAGTCATAACCATTTTGTTTTTCTCCTCTTACTAGTAGTTTGCAAGTTGCACTTGCTAGTTAATACATGATACAAAGAGCGTAACAGCAAGAGCAAAAATAGGCAATTTGATGAAGGAGCGATGCTCCAAAGAAAATTGGTCTTTTTTGCCAAAGCTGTAGCTCGTGTTCAAATTGGCAAGCCCAACTGAACCCGGGCTAAACCCTGTGTGAAAAAGATAAACTTTCCTAGAAAATTCAGTTTCTTCGTCAAGTTTCCTATTTTCACTTGGAGTTTTAACGCCCTTGATATCTTAAATTACCAAGATGCTTTTGTTACACCAGGAATTTGTCCTTTGTAAGCTAATTCACGGAAGCAAACACGGCAAAGTTTAAATTTGCGGTAAACTGAATGTGGACGACCACATTTTTCACAACGAGTATAAGCTTGAGTAGAGAACTTCGCTGGACGTTTGTTCTTAGCAATCATTGATTTTTTAGCCATTAGATTTACCTCCTATATTATTTTGCAAAAGGCATTCCAAGGCCTGTAAGCAATGCACGTGACTCTTCGTCAGTGTTAGCAGTTGTTACGATAACGATGTCAAGACCACGAGTTTTGTCAACGTCATCAAAGTTGATTTCTGGGAAGATCAATTGTTCTTTCACACCAAGTGTGTAGTTTCCGCGTCCATCAAATGATTTTGTTGGAACACCGTGGAAGTCACGTACACGTGGAAGTGAAACTGAAACCAATTTGTCCAAGAATTCGTACATACGTTCACCACGAAGGGTAACTTTTGCACCGATCGCTACACCTTCACGAAGACGGAAGCCGGCGATTGATTTTTTAGCTTTAGTGATAAGTGGTTTTTGACCTGAGATAAGTGCCAATTCTTCAGCAGCTTTTTCAAGACTTTTAGCGTTTGATACAGCTTCACCAACACCCATGTTCAAAACGATCTTATCTACTTTAGGCACAGCCATCACTGATGAGTAGTTGAATTGTTCTGTCAAAGCAGGAACTACTTCATTAAGATATTTTTCTTTTAAACGATTTGCCATTATACTTCTCCTTTCCTTCGTGATTAATCAAGCACTTCGCCTGATTTTTTGTTGTAGCGAACTTTTTTACCGTCTACAAATTTGTAACCAACACGACCAGCTACACCGTTTTTGTCCAAAACTTGAACGTTTGATACGTGAATAGCTGCTTCTTTCTCGATGATACCACCTTGAGGAAGCTCGTTAGTTGGACGTTGGTGTTTCTTAACGATGTTAACACCTTCAACGATAACTTTGTTTACTTTTGGAAGGGCAGTAAGGACAACAGCTTCTGTTCCCTTATCTTTACCAGCGATTACGCGAACTTTGTCGCCTTTTTTTACAAACATTAGGTTTCTCCTTGATTTTTCTTACGCCCATAAGGGCACCCTAGCCTGAAGCTAGGGGACTAGTTTGTTTGTTTTTGCTCTGCGAAAATCAAAGCAATCCTTCGTCAGTTTCAACTCACCTAACTTAAGTTATGCTTTCGTCTTACTTCCTAGACTTGTTTTAATTTTCTTTGAGCAACCAATTAAAGTACTTCTGGAGCAAGTGACACGATCTTCATGAAGCCACCTTCACGCAATTCACGTGCAACTGGGCCAAAGATACGTGTTCCGCGAGGAGTTTTGTCTTCACGGATGATAACTGCTGCGTTTTCGTCAAATTTGATGTATGAACCATCAGCACGACGAGCACCTGATTTAGTACGAACGATAACAGCTTTTACAACGTCACCTTTTTTAACCGCACCACCAGGAGTAGCTTGTTTTACAGATGCCACGATAACATCACCGATGTTTGCAAATTTACGTCCTGAACCACCAAGAACTTTGATAGTCAAGATTTCGCGCGCACCGCTGTTGTCTGCGACTTTCAAACGAGTTTCTGTTTGAATCATTTCAGTTTTCTCCTTTCAGGTTTGATTAGATGATGACCGCTTCTTCAACAACTTCTACAAGACGGAAACGTTTTGTAGCTGAAAGCGGACGAGTTTCCATGATACGTACGATATCGCCTTCTTTGGCAACATTGTTTTCATCATGTGCTTTGTATTTCTTAGAGTAGTTAATACGTTTACCATAGACTGGGTGGTTACGTTTTGTTTCAACTACAACTGTGATTGTCTTGTCCATTTTGTCAGATACAACACGTCCAACAAGAACTTTACGATTATTGCGTTCCATTGAAATTTCTCCTTCCCTAGTCTATTATTTCGCTTCAGATTGAACTGTTTTGATACGAGCGATTTGTTTTTTAACTTCTTTCAAGCGAGCTGTTTGTTCCAATTGACCAGTAGCAGCTTGGAAACGAAGTTCAAACAATTCTTTTTTCAATTCGTTTTCGCGCTTCGCGAGTTCTTCTTGAGAAAGACCACGAAGTTCTTTAACAAATTCTTTTACTTCATTAAGTTTCATGCCTTCTCCTTATTCTGCTTCACGTTTTACGAATTTACATTTAACTGGCAATTTGTGGCTTGCAAGACGAAGCGCTTCGCGAGCAATTTCTTCAGATACACCAGCGATTTCGAACATCACTTTACCACGTTTAACTGGTGCTACCCAACCTTCAGGTGCCCCTTTACCAGATCCCATACGCACACCGATAGCTTTAGCAGTGTAAGATTTGTGTGGGAAGATTTTAATCCAAACTTTACCACCACGTTTCATGTAACGAGTCATGGCGATACGAGCAGCTTCGATTTGGCGGTTAGTGATCCAGTGGCTAGTTGTAGCTTGAAGACCGTATTCACCGAATGCTACTTCTTTTCCACCTTTTGCTTCACCGCGCATTTTTCCACGGAATTCACGACGGTGTTTAACACGTTTAGGTACTAACATTGGTTATTTACCTCCTTTAGTGTTTTTACGAGCTGGAAGAACTTCACCACGGTAGATCCATACTTTAACACCAAGTTTACCGTATGTAGTATCTGCTTCTTCCCAAGCGTAATCGATATCTGCACGAAGTGTGTGAAGTGGAACAGTTCCTTCAGAGTATCCTTCAGCACGGGCGATATCTGCACCGTTCAAACGACCTGATACTTGAGTTTTGATTCCTTTAGCTCCAGCACGCATTGCACGTTGGATTGCTTGTTTTTGTGCACGACGGAAAGCGACACGTTGCTCCAATTGACGAGCAATTCCTTCACCTACAAGGTGAGCATCCAAATCAGGTTGTTTGATTTCGATGATGTTGATGTGTACTTGTTTTCCAGTCAATTTGTTAAGTTTTGCACGGAGTGCATCAACGTTAGCACCACCTTTACCGATAACCATACCTGGTTTAGCAGTGTGAAGTGAAACGTTAACTTTGTTTACTGCGCGTTCAATTTCGATAGTTGAAACTGCTGCATCAGCAAGTTCTTTTTGAACGAATTTACGGATTGCAAGATCTTCATGAAGGTAATCCGCGTATTCTTTTTCAGCATACCATTTGGCATCCCAATCACGGATGATGCCGACACGCATACCAATTGGATGTACTTTTTGACCCACGATGTTACCTCCTTATTTTTCTGCAACAGCCACAGTGATGTGAGCTGTACGTTTGTTGATTGGTGAAGCTGAACCTTTCGCACGTGGACGGAAACGTTTCATAGTTGGTCCTTCGTTTGCGAATGCTTCAGATACTACCAAGTTAGCTTTGTCCAAACCAAAGTTGTTTTCAGCGTTAGCTACAGCTGAATTCAAAACTTTCAAGATGATTTCAGCAGCTTTGTTTGGTGTGAATGTCAAGATTGCAATAGCATCAGCTACGCTTTTACCACGGATGTTGTCAAGAACAAGACGTGATTTACGAGGTGAAACACGTACTGTACGAGCCATTGCTTTAGCTGAAGTAATTTCTGCCATTTATGTTCTCCTTATTTTCTACGTGTTTTCTTGTCGTCTGAAGCGTGACCTTTGTAAGTACGAGTTGGTGCAAATTCACCAAGTTTGTGACCTACCATGTCTTCTTGGATGTAAACAGGTACGTGTTTACGTCCGTCATAAACTGCAATAGTGTAACCAATGAAACTTGGGAAGATCGTTGAACGACGTGACCAAGTTTTGATAACTTTTTTCTTTTCGTCGTTAGCTTGAGCTTCAACTTTTTTCATCAAATGCTCATCGACGAAAGGTCCTTTTTTAAGACTGCGTCCCATTTTTATATTTTCTCCTTTAAATGTTGTACCACAGCGGCTTGCGCTCACATGGAGCGCTACCGAGCTGGCGGATTTCCTAGTTGCTTAGGCGACTAGTTTACTATTATTTCTCGTTGCGACGACGAACGATAAGTTTGTCAGATTTCGCTTTCTTGTTACGAGTTTTAAGACCAAGAGCAGGTTTGCCCCATGGAGTAGATGGTGCTTTACGTCCAACTGGTGCTTTACCTTCACCACCACCGTGTGGGTGATCGTTAGGGTTCATTACAGAACCACGAACTGTTGGGCGGATACCTTTCCAACGGCTACGTCCTGCTTTACCAAGGTTTACAAGTCCATGTTGTTCGTTTCCGACAACACCAACTGTAGCACGACAAGTTCCAAGAATCATACGAACTTCGCCAGATTGAAGACGAACAAGAACGTATTTACCTTCTTGACCCAATACTTGAGCAGAAGCACCAGCAGCACGTACCAATTCTCCACCACGACCAGGTTTCAACTCGATGTTGTGGATCAAAGTACCAACTGGGATGTTAGCAAGTGGAAGAGCGTTTCCGACTTTGATATCTGCTTCAGGACCTGAAACGATACGTTGACCAACTTCAAGACCTTTTGGAGCGATGATGTATGCTTTCACACCGTCAGTGTAGTGTACAAGAGCGATGTTTGCAGAACGGTTTGGATCGTACTCGATTGTTTTAACAACTGCTTCAACGTTGTCTTTGTTACGTTTGAAGTCAACCAAACGGTAGAAACGTTTGTGTCCACCACCTTGGTGACGAACAGTGATACGACCGTTGTTGTTACGACCAGCCTTGCTCTTCAAAGCAACAAGCAATGATTTTTCAGGAGTGCTTGTTGTGATTTCAGCGAAATCCAAAGAAGTCATATTACGGCGACCGTTTGTTGTTGGTTTATAAACACGAATTCCCACGATATTTCCTCCTTAGATTATTCAGCTTCAGCAGCGAACAACTCGATTGCTTTTGAATCAGCTGTAAGTGTGATGATAGCTTTTTTAGTTTTGTTAGTAAAACCAGTGTAACGTCCAACACGTTTTGCTTTTGGTTTTACGTTGATTGTGTTAACGTTGGCAACTTTAACACCTTCGAAAGCAGCTTCAACAGCTTGCTTGATCAAAAGTTTGTGTGCACGAGTGTCAACTTCAAATACATATTTTCCTGCTTCAAGTTGAGCCATTGAGCTTTCAGTGATAACAGGTTTTTTGATAACATCATACAAATTCATTATGCAAGAACCTCCTCGATTTTAGAGATAGCTGCTTGTGTGACAAGAAGTTTGTCGCTATTTGCGATGTCAAGAACACTTGCAGTTGTAGCTGTTGCAACTTTCACATTTGGAAGGTTACGAGCTGAAAGAGCTGCGAATTCATTTCCTTCTTCAAGGATAACAAGAACTTTAGAATCGATGCTCAATGCTGCAAGAACTTTTGCAAATTCAGCAGTTTTTGGAGCTGTAAATGAAAGAGCGTCTACAGCTACGAATTTGTTTTCAGCAACTTTTTCAGAGTAAACTGATTTAAGAGCTAGGCGACGAACTTTTTGTGGAAGTTTGTAGCCGTATGAACGTGGAGTTGGTCCGAAGACAACACCACCACCACGCCATTGTGGTGAGCGGATAGAACCTTGACGAGCACGTCCAGTTCCTTTTTGACGCCATGGTTTGCGTCCACCACCTGATACTGCAGAGCGGTTTTTAACAGCGTGTGTTCCTTGACGAAGGCTTGCGCGTTGGCTGATGATCACATCAAACACAACTGATTCATTTGGTTCGATACCAAATACTGCATCGTTAAGAACAACTTGGCCAGCTTCTTTACCAGTTTGGTCAAATAATGTTACGTTTGCCATTGTGACTGATTTCCCCTTTCTTTATTATTTACCAGCTTTAACTGCTGATTTGATAGTGATAAGAGATTTCTTAGCACCTGGTACGTTACCTTTGATAAGGATAACGTTCTTTTCTGGAACAACTTGTACAACTTCAAGGTTTTGAATTGTTACGCGGTCGCCACCCATACGTCCTGCAAGGTTTTTACCTTTGAATACGCGGTTAGGTGCAACAGGTCCCATAGAACCTGGACGACGGTGGTAACGAGAACCGTGAGCCATTGGTCCACGTGATTGTCCGTGGCGTTTGATAACACCTTGGAAACCTTTACCTTTAGAAGTACCAGTTACGTCAACAACGTCTCCAGCTGCGAATGTTTCAACTGTGATTTCAGCACCAACTTCCAAGCCTTCAACGTTTTTGAATTCACGAATGAAGCGCTTAGGAGCCGTGTTAGCTTTCGCTACATGTCCTTTAGCAGGTTTGTTGCTCAATACTTCGCGTTTGTCATCGAAACCAACTTGGATAGCGTTGTATCCATCTGTTTCAACAGTTTTAACTTGAAGAACAACGTTTGGAGTTGCTTCAATAACTGTTACAGGGATCAATTCGCCAGCTTCAGTGAAGATTTGAGTCATTCCCACTTTTTTCCCTAAGATTCCTTTTGTCATGAGAAAATAGTTCCTTTTCTATATTTTTTATTCAAAAAGTTTTTAACGAGCGTTTTTTATGCTCAAGTCTAAGATACAAAGGGCGTCAAACTCAAAGTGAAAATAGGAAACTGACGCAGTGTCTAACAGACACTAGGAAGTTTATCTTTTTCACACCGAGTTTAGCCCGTGTTCAATTAAATTGAAACACCAGCCTCTGCTCTTTTATATTTTAGATTAAAGTTTGATTTCTACGTTTACACCACTTGGAAGATCCAATTTCATCAAGGCATCAACTGTTTTTTGAGTTGGGTTAACGATATCGATCAAACGTTTGTGTGTACGCATTTCAAATTGTTCGCGAGAGTCTTTGTATTTGTGAGTCGCACGAATGATTGTGTAGAGGCTACGTTCAGTTGGAAGTGGGATTGGACCCGCAACTTGTGCACCTGTACGAGTAGCTGATTCTACGATTTTTGCAGCCGCTGTGTCAAGCGTACGGTGTTCGTATGCTTTCAAACGGATACGGATTTTTTTGTTTGCCATCTTTTTCTCCTTTTCGTCTATTTAAGATAATAGGCTAGCTCCACAAGAAAACCGACGCGCGTTGCGTGGCAATGCAACCGAGCGTGTCGCAACCTCTTGCATCAAAGCTAAGGCTGTAATTTACAGCACCATAATAGAATAACACAAAGCCCCTGCGATTGCAAGGGATTTGTGAGCTTTTTTTCGTTTTTTTACTAACCTAAGTTACTAGAGTATGTTCTGATCCTCTTTCGTAAATAAAACATAGTTTGACAATTTACCCATTTTTGGGGGTGGCGATAAAGATAGATACTGTCTGATCTGGATCATATTTTTCAAAATCAATACTATACTGACGTTGCAGTTCTCTTGCTTCTTCTGCCTGCCAAATTTGTTGCCAGGTATGGAGAAACCCTTTTGAATCACTTGTATCCACCTCAAATACTTGGTAGGTTTGTTCTGAAGTGTCAAAATCCCAGTCTTCTTTATCGGATAGACTACAGAGCGACAAGCTGTAATCCCCCTTGTAGTCGCTGACATAATCATGATAGACTGCATAAATCGGAAGCCCTTGGGCAAATGCCTCCTCTACTTCTTTCTGGTGCTCCTGCCATAGATGGCTAATTTTTTCCATCATGTTTGGATCTTGGAAATTATTTGTAGAGATACTACTGATTATTTTTAAAAACATTCCTTCGCTCCTTTTACTTTCACTTCTAAGGTGACTGACTAGCAATCAACCTCAGCTCTAAACTTTCTAGCTACCAAGAGGCTAATTCACGCAACAAAATGAAATAGCATTCTTTGCGTATAGGATATATCACACCATTCACTATCAACTCCCTTTTCCCAGAAAAAACGGTGCCTATAACAAACAAAACGTTCAATTTACCGGTCTCAACCAGAGCTGAAAAACAATGCAGGCTTCAACCAAGACCATCCTTCCAATTCTTATTGATATAGTCTGGAAAGTTTTTAACGAACATTTTTTGTGCTCAAGTCTAAGACATAAAGGGATTCAAACTCAAAGCAAAAATAGGAAATCGACGCGCGTTGTGTGGCAGTGTATCCAATCGTGGTCACAACCTCTTGCATCACAGCTAAAGATGTGATTTACAGCACCACGGTAGAATAACACAAAGCCCCTGCGATTGCAAGGGATTTGTGAGCTTTTTACGTTTTTTTAAGATGAAACTGTTTTCTCTTTTTATCTTTCCAAAATTACGGATTTACATCTATAAAAAACTACCTTTTCTTCTATATAATATGTGTCATTTTGACCTTGAATGTATCTTCTGATTGATCTACTAAAATGTCCGCTTTAGACTCGGTTTCTCTATAGTATCGCAGATACTGCTCCCGTCTCATCTGATGGCTAGCCAATACAAAAGATACATCGCGATTTCTCATAGTCGTATCTCGAGCTAAGCGCCTCTTTAATTCGGTCTCCTCATCCGTGTAGAAACAGATGGTTTTGTCAAAGAGTTCCTTGGGAAGAAAACCCACGGACATCCCTTCGACTATCAAGAACGGTTTTGAACCAGATAGGACTTCGCTTGGCTTCCAAGGTTCATCAATCGTCAAGATGTCCATACCTGCCTGCAAGGCGAGAATATCTCTCTGTAAACTTGCCAGTTCATGCGCCACTGGCAGACAAGCCGTCACCTTTTGATCTGGCGCTTGCTTTGGTACTACCAGGTGACGTTCTGAGGTGATATAAGGATCTGTTTCTAGTAAATTTACTGTAGTAGAATCTAGAGCTTGATGTAATTCCTGAGCGAAGGTTGACTTGCCCGAAGCCCCATGACCGTAGATCCCCAGTGTCCTAACTCTTCCCGTTTCAATCTCTGAAACCAGTTGTTCTATCAGGTCTTTTTTCTTCATTCTCTCTTCACCTGCTCATAGCTTTCTTTTCCGTCATTAAGCTTGTCCCAAATCACTACTTTCCCACTTTTGAGGGATTTTTGCACATCGATAATTCGTTGATTGGAAGAACCTCGGAACTGGAGCATAAGATTGCGCTTGCTTTTGTCATAACGACCATCGACAAGGATGTCAATCAGCGACAAGAGTTCCAGTTTGTCTGGAGTCTCCAGCATCATTTCTTCCCAAGTATAACCTGTCCAAGACCAGATGTCTTTATCTGGCAATTCCTTCCGAATGCGTTTAACGAGAGGCAAGAGAATGCCCGTATTGAGGAATGGCTCCCCTCCCAGTAAGGTCAAACCTTGAACATAGGGCTGGGCAAGGTCTGCCATAATCTGTTCTTCTAACTCTGCTGTATAAGGAATTCCTGCATTGAAAGACCAGGTCGCCACATTATAACACCCTTCACAGTGAAACATGCAACCTGCGACATAGAGAGAGTTACGCACGCCTTCTCCATCTACAAAGTTAAAGGCCTTGTAGTCAATGATTCGCCCTTTGCTAAGCTCCTCGCTTTTCCATTCACCTGGTTTTGGTGTATTCCATGTCATCCTTCTACTCCAAATCTATCCAGTAACGTTCTACGCCATTGCGAATATCCTCAAAGAGTCCGCCATTTGTCACAATCACCACCCTACTAGCAGGATTTTCCGTACTACAGGTCACAAGTGCTTTTTTGATGTTCTTTTCCTTGGCAACTTGCAAGCCTTGTCGGAGAGCTTCTTTGGCATAACCTTTGCCTCTTTCAGATGGACGAATGGAGTAGCCAATATGGCCCCCATTTTCTAGTAAGTAGTCATTTAATCGGAGACGAAGGTTGAGAAAGCCAAGAGCCTGGCCTGCTACGTCAAAACTAACCAGCTGGATAGCAGGAACCCAGTTTTCAGGAATATTGAGGCCCGCTTCCGCTTGAAGATTTTCTTCTAGCCACTCTTCATAAACAAAATTGTTGGCGTTCCAAAACCCACCATCGTGGGGTGATTGAGTCTGTTCAAACTCTGCTATCATCTCTAAAACTGTTTCTTTATCTGCCAATGTTGGTCTGCGTAGTATCATTTTTACCTCCAATTAAGAGAAAAGTGAGAGCAGACTCTCACTTTTATTTTTTCTTATTCTTGTTTAAAAACTGTTCTCTGAGGTTGAGCAAGCGTTCTTTTTTACCTGTTCCACCTTTCGAGTGTTTCTCGTGATAACGGGTCACTTGTGCGCGTCCCTTATCGTCTAATTGGTATTTCCCCATTCCATTTCCTTCTAATTTGTTACTTCATGTCCAGCTGTTTTAATAGTTGAACCGTTCATGTGTTTGACACGCGCAGCGATTTCCTTGTGGCGTCCATTAACCATTGGACGCGCTTGAGGATTCCCCAGATAACCACACGTACGTTTGACCACATCTACTGTTTTAGGGTCGCTATTGCCACAGTTTGGACAAGCAAATCCTCGCTCAGTTGGTTCAAAATCCCCTTCAAAGTCACACTTGTAGCAACGATCAATAGGAGTATTGGTCCCTAGATAGCCGACACGGTCATAGGCATAGTCCCAAACAGCTTCCAAGGCTTTAGGATTTTGTTGAAGAACTGGATACTCACAATAATGGATAAAACCACCTGACGCACCTGCTTCTGGATAAACTTTCTCAAAGTCTAATTTTTCAAACGGCGTTGGATTTTTCCGGACATCGTAGTGGAACGAGTTGGTGTAGTATTCCTTATCCGTGATGTCAGGAATAGAACCAAACTTCTCTGTGTCTAAGCGACAGAAGCGATCTGTCAGACTTTCAGACGGTGTGGAGTAGATCGAGAAATGGTAACCATATTGGTCAGACCACTCTTCCACACGACGTTTCATATCGCGAATAATATCCAATGTGAATTCCTTGGCTTCAGGATTGCTTTCCCAGCTATTTCCAAAGAAGACTGTAGCCACTTCGTACAAACCGATGTAGCCCAGCGAAACTGTCGCACGGCGATTCTTAAAGAGTTGGTCAACACTTTCTTCTTTTCCGAGACGGCGGCCGAAGGCTCCATACTGATAAAGGATAGGGGCATTTGCTGGTGTTGCTTCCTTGGTTCGTTCGACACGATAAACCAGAGCATCCTCCGCAATGTTCATTCTCTCGTTGAAGATTTCCCAAAACTTATTCAGATCTCCTTCAGACTCGAGGGCGATACGAGGCAGATTAACCGTCACAACACCTAGATTCATACGACCTGAATTGACCTCAACACCATTTTCATCTTTCCAGCCTTGGAGGAAGGAGCGACAACCCATAGGAACCTTGAAAGAACCAGTCAGTTCGATAATCTTATCATAGGACAAGACATCTGGGTACATCCGCTTGGTTGCACACTCAAGAGCCAACTGTTTGATGTCGTAGTTAGGTGAACCTTCCTCTAAGTTGAGTCCTCTTTTCAGCGTAAAGATGAGTTTAGGAAAGATGGCTGTGCGGTGTTCTGAACCAAGCCCCTTGATTCGGATGGTCAAGATAGCTTTTTGAATTTCCCGCTCAAAACGACTAGTTCCTAGACCAAAACCTAGTGAAGTAAAAGGTGTTTGTCCATTTGAAGTGAAGAGGGTATTGATTTCATACTCAAGAGATTGCATGGCATCATAGATATCTTTTTGAGTTTTTTTCCAAGCGTAATCTTCCCGTTTTTCAGGCAAGACCCACTCTTTCGCATCTTTGAGGTGCTTTTGATAATTCTTCTCCGCATAAGGCGCCAAGACTTCATCGATACGGTCAGCTGAACAGCCCCCGTACTGGCTAGAAGCAACGTTAGCGATGATTTGTGAAATTTGAGCTGTCGCAGTCTGGATAGATTTGGGACTCTCTACCTCTGCATTTCCAATCTTAAAACCATTTTCCAACATGCCTTTAAAATCAATCAAACAGCAGTTGGTCATAGGAGTGTAGGGGCTGTAGTCCAAGTCATGATAGTGGATATCCCCTTTTTGATGAGCATTGGCTACGTGCTTAGGAAGCATTTGCAGTCCGATTGATTTCCCAACAATCCCTGCTGTCAAATCACGCTGGGTGTTGAAGACATCACTGTCTTTATTGGCATTTTCATTGACAACTGCTTGATCTTTATTGAGAAGTTTATGGATACTAAAGTTGATATCTGTCGCTTTTGAGCGCTCAAAATCCCTTTGTGTCCGATAAGTGATATACTCCTCAGCCAGCGCATACTCTTTGGCTTCAAGGAGTTCATGTTCTACGACATTCTGAATTTCGTAAATCTTGACACCTTGAGGGAAGCGGCTGTGAATTTCCGTCACGATTCTTTCAACTAGACCATTTAGGCGTTTTTCTACTAGAGGCGTAAGGTCCATAACCTTTTCCGCCGCCTTGTGGAGAGCCTTGTCAATCTTGTCTACATCAAACACCACACGTCTACCATCTCGTTTTTCAACGAACAAGGTGGGGACGGTTGCAAGCTTTTCTTCTAATACAATCATATCCATGCTCTTTTCTAAAATGTTGTTCTATGAAGTATTATACCACTCTAAAAATAAAAATCAATATCTTGTGTTAAAAATCCTAAAATTTTTAAAATTCCACAAGATATTGATTTTTTGTTATTTT contains:
- a CDS encoding 30S ribosomal protein S8: MVMTDPIADFLTRIRNANQAKHEVLEVPASNIKKGIAEILKREGFVKNVEIIEDDKQGIIRVFLKYGPNGEKVITNLKRVSKPGLRVYKKREDLPKVLNGLGIAILSTSEGLLTDKEARQKNVGGEVIAYVW
- the rpsN gene encoding 30S ribosomal protein S14 (located in the peptidyl transferase center and involved in assembly of 30S ribosome subunit; similar to what is observed with proteins L31 and L33, some proteins in this family contain CXXC motifs that are involved in zinc binding; if two copies are present in a genome, then the duplicated copy appears to have lost the zinc-binding motif and is instead regulated by zinc; the proteins in this group appear to contain the zinc-binding motif), coding for MAKKSMIAKNKRPAKFSTQAYTRCEKCGRPHSVYRKFKLCRVCFRELAYKGQIPGVTKASW
- a CDS encoding 50S ribosomal protein L5, with protein sequence MANRLKEKYLNEVVPALTEQFNYSSVMAVPKVDKIVLNMGVGEAVSNAKSLEKAAEELALISGQKPLITKAKKSIAGFRLREGVAIGAKVTLRGERMYEFLDKLVSVSLPRVRDFHGVPTKSFDGRGNYTLGVKEQLIFPEINFDDVDKTRGLDIVIVTTANTDEESRALLTGLGMPFAK
- a CDS encoding 50S ribosomal protein L24, with the translated sequence MFVKKGDKVRVIAGKDKGTEAVVLTALPKVNKVIVEGVNIVKKHQRPTNELPQGGIIEKEAAIHVSNVQVLDKNGVAGRVGYKFVDGKKVRYNKKSGEVLD
- a CDS encoding 50S ribosomal protein L14 — its product is MIQTETRLKVADNSGAREILTIKVLGGSGRKFANIGDVIVASVKQATPGGAVKKGDVVKAVIVRTKSGARRADGSYIKFDENAAVIIREDKTPRGTRIFGPVARELREGGFMKIVSLAPEVL
- a CDS encoding 30S ribosomal protein S17: MERNNRKVLVGRVVSDKMDKTITVVVETKRNHPVYGKRINYSKKYKAHDENNVAKEGDIVRIMETRPLSATKRFRLVEVVEEAVII
- a CDS encoding 50S ribosomal protein L29 translates to MKLNEVKEFVKELRGLSQEELAKRENELKKELFELRFQAATGQLEQTARLKEVKKQIARIKTVQSEAK
- a CDS encoding 50S ribosomal protein L16, coding for MLVPKRVKHRREFRGKMRGEAKGGKEVAFGEYGLQATTSHWITNRQIEAARIAMTRYMKRGGKVWIKIFPHKSYTAKAIGVRMGSGKGAPEGWVAPVKRGKVMFEIAGVSEEIAREALRLASHKLPVKCKFVKREAE
- a CDS encoding 30S ribosomal protein S3 encodes the protein MGQKVHPIGMRVGIIRDWDAKWYAEKEYADYLHEDLAIRKFVQKELADAAVSTIEIERAVNKVNVSLHTAKPGMVIGKGGANVDALRAKLNKLTGKQVHINIIEIKQPDLDAHLVGEGIARQLEQRVAFRRAQKQAIQRAMRAGAKGIKTQVSGRLNGADIARAEGYSEGTVPLHTLRADIDYAWEEADTTYGKLGVKVWIYRGEVLPARKNTKGGK
- a CDS encoding 50S ribosomal protein L22; this encodes MAEITSAKAMARTVRVSPRKSRLVLDNIRGKSVADAIAILTFTPNKAAEIILKVLNSAVANAENNFGLDKANLVVSEAFANEGPTMKRFRPRAKGSASPINKRTAHITVAVAEK
- a CDS encoding 30S ribosomal protein S19: MGRSLKKGPFVDEHLMKKVEAQANDEKKKVIKTWSRRSTIFPSFIGYTIAVYDGRKHVPVYIQEDMVGHKLGEFAPTRTYKGHASDDKKTRRK
- the rplB gene encoding 50S ribosomal protein L2 (one of the primary rRNA-binding proteins; required for association of the 30S and 50S subunits to form the 70S ribosome, for tRNA binding and peptide bond formation); its protein translation is MGIRVYKPTTNGRRNMTSLDFAEITTSTPEKSLLVALKSKAGRNNNGRITVRHQGGGHKRFYRLVDFKRNKDNVEAVVKTIEYDPNRSANIALVHYTDGVKAYIIAPKGLEVGQRIVSGPEADIKVGNALPLANIPVGTLIHNIELKPGRGGELVRAAGASAQVLGQEGKYVLVRLQSGEVRMILGTCRATVGVVGNEQHGLVNLGKAGRSRWKGIRPTVRGSVMNPNDHPHGGGEGKAPVGRKAPSTPWGKPALGLKTRNKKAKSDKLIVRRRNEK